From the genome of Schistocerca cancellata isolate TAMUIC-IGC-003103 unplaced genomic scaffold, iqSchCanc2.1 HiC_scaffold_1147, whole genome shotgun sequence:
ttttagttttttattgtaTCAAAAATTGCATTATGAATAATTCTATTTGTGTGAGGCATGTATAGAATCTATGATGTCCCAAATGCAATTAGTTTTTGACTTATCTTCaagatttcaagttttagatatagTTACTGCATGCCTAATGTAACACATTCCTTGTGTATTTCTATTTTAAAGGAAGGGTGCAATTCAaataatttatgatttaaacataattttaaaaaattctttcaggAGCTATTTTAATTCCACACAGCCAACCGTGTGAACACATTATCAATCATTTAGAAAAGTAACGTTACTATAACAATTAAAGGAACTCAATTTTCATACATGTGACTGCCAAAGAGGAAACTTGGAATCACTCTTTCCTCGGCTGAATTGTACTTTCGATTCAACTGGCATTTAATGAGTAACTATACTGTTGTATTCCATTAAGAAATAGTTTTATCTCTATCCACTGCAACTACCAGGCCTACTAATCATACAACATATTCAAATTATTTCCAACATCAACTGGTGGATATTTAGTGCTTCAGCCATTTCTACAAGGaagtaaacaaatttattaacTAATTTACAGGTTCATCATTGCATTTTATTCATGTGAAATTACTCTTAGAAACAATGCTCATTTTTTGATATTTCAATGCACCCTTTGAattgttcattaaaattatttcaacCAATACTGTACCTCAGAACAAGAGTAATTAGTTTTCATGTTGGATAACTGTCAGAACACAGCTGACCCATCACTACTCCTCagatgttctgagaaaaaatggtGCACAGATTACATTAACCTCTCAACAGACCCATGTCATTTTATGACAAGAAATTAAGAATCTTCGGACATTTATTCGGCCATAACCTCACTTGGGGCCCATatatattttgagaaaatattaaattctttataaaCTTGACAACTAAAGACAATATGAATCATCACTGAAGACTTAGCACACATGCACTGAGTTAACTGTGTTGCAAAAGATATGTACAATACCAATCCGTGTTAGCACCATCTGTACCCAGACAATGCGCTTAACAGACCAAGTGTTATTTTGAACATTATACATATTGGTTAGACAGAGATGAATGGAAACAGTTTACCAGTAAAATGAAAAAACGTTATGCCTATGTCCCCATTTGTTGCAAGTATTTGGATGGTACATGGTTAATTGgatttttctgtaagtttaatagATAACAGATACAAATAAGGGAGACTTAAATAATCAATCAAacgttctccttcactgtttacagtgGTCTCCCAATCCTGGGATGACTTTCATTCTGTAACTGTAGAAGTCACATGGTTTTAAGGTGAAGAACACTTTGAACAAGGTTCACATTGTATTTACATcttgaaaggaagttccttgaaggtttttcAATAGAGAGCAGATAGgaagaaaatctgagggtgcaagatcattTGAATTAGGTGGGTGTGCAATGATTTCGAAACCCAAATCATGTGTactgtttttttgtcagtctagcagactgcaggcaggcattatcctgGAATGGTGTCTTCTTGGTCATTGTTCATGTACTGCATTTGCaacacatctcagttgttgacagtaaatgtcagcagtaatcaGTGGTTACATCTCAAGGATGCAATTCGAAGTACACCACACAGGATGTacaacattgtcttttgtggatgatttttgttgctgctttgtttggggtcaaccattcctttcttttccttattttagcacAAAGCCACCATTTCTCATCAGCATAATTATACAGTCTAGGGATGATTAGTGTTGCTCACAAGCAACTGATGACAGGCAAGCAAgaatgcacatatggccatccgTTTTTGTGGTTTTGGTTTAGTGCATGTGGTATCCACACACCCTATTTTTGAGCTGtctccattgcatgcaaatatcAGAGAGtcatgaaatgatcacagttcattcaatttgccagttctcaagtacagtaaCATGGCTCATTttgaattaatgcatttaaatgatcttcatcaaaccctgaagctaAGTCAATAATGGCAAAACAATTCTCCTTAGAATTACGAACCCATATTCTTGCaaagctctgtccaatggcattaaacATAAAcagggtgcaaatgtttctggctgcctccactgctattACCCCTGTACAGAATTCAAACAAATGAATATGTCAACAGCActcctatttctccacttggcactccactttCTAGTGACCACAGTTCCACtaagtatctccaaatgacaaacggagaatatgtaaactcaaatatatGTAAACTCcaaaagcaacagtgaactacaaataaaaaatgacgataaataaatcctcagcaactggaataccaacatgcaaaatgaaAGTGCTATCAACTTAAGCACTAGCATAATATTTAGAAAAAACTGAGATAATATCAGGCCATGATAACAATAATTTCTTAACAGTAGCTGaaaaaactgggggggggggggggattgaccaCTGAAATTACATCCATAAGACTCAGTCAAGAAGTCTATACTTTACTAGACATCAGTTCCATCAGATGAATGGTCAAATCAATCACAAGAATCATCTAGTGGCAGAAGCAGGAACTCTTCTTATGATCTAATAATGTAATTACTAAAATATTCTGCTGAATTTACAGCATAACTGAAATATGCAGTAGAAGCGGAGAAAACCTACTGCCAATACATTACAACCTTGATCTACCTTTACTTGGGAAACTACAGTGTTACTGTGTTaaaagaattacaattacaagaacTGAATCTTAGCTTAACAATAAAAAACTGTGTCATAGTACTAAATGATACCTTGGGAGGAAACCTGAGTACAAAATGGAGAAACAATACATACAATTCCCACAGGGCTCAGCATTTGATTTATCCTGACCTACATAAAAGTTGTGGTAAAACCATTGCAGATGCCTTCAAAATCTGCAATTCTTGCTGATGACAAGAACACTGATAACTGGCAAACACATTCTTACTATAAACAGCcaggagaataatggaacatgctTGCAACTGGTTTACAGGCAACAGAACAAAAATTCAACATTTATACTTACAAAAACACACATAATGCAATTCCAAACAAATCCAAATGACTTACAGATACAAGGAGATATCAAGGACAGACATTAGATGAGGATCCATGAGTGAAGTTCTTGGGCATTCGGATTGATGATAAATTAAGGAGGCACCAGCATGAGAATGAGTTACCCAAAAAGCACATACCTTTCTGCCTTGCAATTAATCAATGTTCCTCCAGAGTGTCAACTTGCAGAAATGCTTCCTAGCATCCTTTCACTCAGTAGTATCATACAGGATAATCTTATAGGGCATGGCAGCTATGAACAAATTAGTATTTACAAGCTTGTAGTAGGAATGTGATGTGATGTTGACAACTGAAAACCTTGCATAAACCTCTTCATTGACCTAGAGAATCTTTCATCTATCCGTAATGTCTATTTCTTCCAGTAGCAGGCCATTTCTGATTGCTTTACATGTTATAAAATGAGTCTTCAAGGGATGACTAACTGGTAGCAGCAACATTAATAAGGGTAATGTGCTGTGCAATATGAGACAGGAAGTTTTTTTGGTAGTGATCATGATTTGTAATTCAAATTATGTAATGTGATGAACAGTTTAGTGGGATTAGCACTGAACTGAATCTGAAGAGAAGGGATTTCTGGAACAAATTTAAGAAAGTTGACAATATTAGAAAACACATAGATGGACCAACAACAGAAGAGATGGAAAATTATCAGACATACAATTTTTCATATGGATGGTGTACCACTGCATTGGAACCTGCACAGAACAGCACTTCTTAACAGCAAGCACCCTGAGTGATTGATGATCTAACAGGGCTGCAGACCTGACCTTGAAATTTGCTACAGCTCACAGTATGGTATCTTTTTTATTGGTGGGAGTTTGTGAAAGACTCCACCTATGTGCCTCCTCTTCCAACAACTTTGGATGAACTATGATGCTACATGGGAACAGCAGTGAGTTTCCTAAACTGACATGCTTGCAAATGCATGGATCAAATCTATCGCCTGGATGCTTATGTGTGTTGAAAGGTATTTTGATATTTGTGATCAGTAAATAACGAATATGATCCTAAACACAGCTGTGAAAAGCACCTTAATGTTGTATGTGCACACACAAAATGTAAGCAACAGGAAAATCATATGGTTCCTTCGTAAATAAAGGCTATGTAGGCATGTGTAGAAGTAAAAATGTGACCCCAATTCTGTACCTTTATTTATGACAAAGTTATAGCCTTGTGAAACCTGATGATTTTAAACATCATAAAGAATTGCTTATACACGTATAACTTCTTTCAGTAAAATATGGTAACGTTAATTTGTCTTGATGGGTTGCATCGATTACTgaatgtttcataatttttttcataaaattaaatttcttttcaacACTGTAACCTCTGCTCCAGCTATAATTGGGGTGTGAATGATATTCGTTTGTTCATTCTTTGATTTACACATTGCATTCCATAAATGAAAATGTGGATGGATGTGGGATGAGCCAGGTTGCAAATCTGAAGGCAGAAGCTCCCACAGGAATTTACTGTTGCGAAGAATACTTACAACCAGCTGTTTATGATGTGCTAATCTACCGAAACTGTTAATTATGGGAATTGCTAATAGATTATTTTGTATATATGTATACATGTTTTGACTACTATTAAAAACATCACTGTCGCTCCTATTAAATTAGTCAGCTACTTATTTTGCCTAGTATCTCCAAATACATCAATACTTTGCTAtccacctaatggtgcgtggcaAAGCGTACCCCATAACcctgctggtcatttcctttcccattccacttgcaaatatgagaagaagaagaagaagaagactgtatGTACGCCTCCATGACAGCCCTGATTTCTCAGTttttatcttcatagtccttatgTGCAATTTAAGAAACAAcaaaatcgttcagcagtcagcttcaaatggcagttctctaaatttctcaatactgttcctcaaAAGAACAACCCCTTTTTCTCTGGAAATTCTTGTTTGaggtcctgaagcatctccgtaacacttgtgtgttgtttgaacctaccagtaacacatGTAGCAGCCTGCCACTGAATTGCTCCTCCAACAAAGTGTTACTTTGCTACACTGCTAGCTTGCTCTAGCTTCTCATACAATTACCAAATATAATTCCCAATTCCACAATTAATACAGAATAATGCTGGCCATGTGCCAGTATCAAAATGGTCAGTCTATTTTTCTGCATCATTATTAAGCACTAGCATTTTATGTTCTCCATATCACGAAGACAGCATGTCGTGCTAGCTGACAGAACTACGATATTCACCTCACAGCTGCATGTGCTACTCAAGATCACTGTTATGGTCACACATCCTGCTCTTACATTTGCTGCTCAGGTGTCTACCACTActtaatttatgttacatattttcagAGTAACAAGTGGGGTACACATCAGTGATTTCAGTGCCAACAACATGACATGGTTTTCCAGACCACACAACCAGCCACACACTGTTCTGCACACTTGCTATGGGAGCAGCACTCCCTGCAGTGAACACTATCCCTGAACGTCTGGCCCCGGTGCCATGGAGGCATCTTGTTCGACCTGTGATCTCTTAGGATGCATACGAAGGCCAGTATGGCCTTTTGTATTTTCATGGTACGTGGCCACCAACTACAGTCCAGCCACTTTGACAACTACAGTTATGGCCTAGAACACACTACAGTTCGCTGTTTTGGTCAAACTTCTCATATGCACATCCATGACTACTATGCATGGCATTCTCATTTCTGCAAAACCCTTTTTGTGGAACACTACTACTGTTTCACTTACTGTCTTGTCTGCTTGTGATGCAACGCATCCCTTTAATTTGTTTAAAATGGCATAGTATGAGTCTATGTGACAGTAAGTCTTGGCCTGTTGGCTGTGAATCAGCTACACTCCTTTATATATTCTGAGCTGTCCCTAGCATGATAGCTTGGTTCCTTGACCTGTATGCTTGCATaatcaccacacatttcagtgcctgAAGTATCCTTTATAACTGCAACAAGTTGTTTTATGAACAATGAGATGAAGAATGAGCCAGTACCTAACGTTCTGCAATTGTGTGTTGAATGTTCCCCTGTCTTTGCCTTATTTCAGGTTGTGGCCAGAGTATCAGGGCTGATCTGCAACACACAAATCTTATCTCACTTTTTCAAACCCCCACAAATTTTTAGGACAAACTCAAGAATAACTACGATTCACACAAAAGATAAGAACAGCCAATGTTCTTTTGAATTGTATTTATCAAAAGTTATTGAAAGGAGGAATATTTCTCAAATGACCTACACTATTAGAACTTACACTTCATTTAAACGTGAATTCTGTTTatccatcacacacagccattataCAATATAGTTTATATCAACAAGTTCAGCCACCAGTCCTCTTCCACTTCTATTTAAAACAGCATGTACCACATGACATGAAAGTCAGGTGCAGGAGTACAAGAATACTCTACAATTACGAACAGAAACAAGTTCCAGATAACTGACAATCTGTAACAATTCCACTGCAATGCATCCTATATTCTACACTATTGCTTGACTACAAGCAATAAATCAGAGATGTAAATACTTACAATATTCTCTGTTACATTCATTTCCAAATTTAGTTCAGGATCCTCCTTGATAAAATCAGTGGACCAAGATATTCCCAATGGATCTCTAACAGACTGAAAGAAGAAAACAACCTGAATTATAACTGCTGACTAACTTCTGTACGTATGACAAATTTTTGGTCATTGATCAAATGAATATGGCATTCCACACATTGTCAGCAAAATTAACCAAATTTAATGCTATTTATACAGCTTCTTGCTCTGTTAGCATGTACTTTCAGTGCCTGCTCTTTAGGCAACAATTCAAATTTGTGTCATGTGTACTGGACGAAAATCATACAGAATTACATAGAGCGAAAGCAGGATTTCAGTAATGATGTAAATACTACAGTGAATAATGACTGGGAACTTTACATTATACCCATCACATATCCAAGATCCACATCATCTGTTATAGCACTTTGAGAAAGAGACATAACAACATTAACATTTACTTCCAAAAGCAAGTCTTCTTTGCTCTGTTGACACCAAGTATGTACTGAAAGCATTCATTACATAGATCCTTAATAAAAAATTAATGCAAGGTTAATGGTTTGTAAGGATCTGCTTGTTACAAGTGCTGTTAAAATACCATCGGTAATAACCTACAAATAGCACATCTAAATAGTGTCAACTGGAAGACGACAAAAAGTCTTGAAAATAACTGGAATCATAGGTTACAATTGTTCACCATCCATGAAAATTCAGCTTGAATTGCCCATTTTTGTATCATGACTTTCTTACTACACTATCTAAACAATAAAGTGCTTGCATGAAAACTTACATTATGCTCAGATCCAACAGCATTTTGTTTCAGTTTGGGATCTTGATTTACCAAAAGAGTAGGGCCATCAGTCTTTAATGggtcttcaagaaactgaaaaaaggaaaaagttaagGGGTCAAGGCTTTGTCTGTCTTTTATTCCTACATGGCTCTCTCATAGAGTGGTAGGGTGGAGAGGGCGAGGGGGTTCCAgaaggggggtggatggagagggagaccggggggtggatggagagggagaggagggtggatggagagggagaggagggtggatggagagggagaggagggtggatggagagggagaggagggtggatggagagggagaggagggtggatggagagggagaggagggtggatggagagggagaggagggtggatggagagggagaggagggtggatggagagggagaggagggtggatggagagggagaggagggtggatggagagggagaggagggtggatggagagggagaggagggtggATGGAGAGGGAGAGAAACTTTCAAACATATATTGTGTAGAAGCTGTCAAGATCATAACGCTAATAATCACATATATTCATCAATTAGAAACAGGCAGTGACGGTATGTGATGCGACAACTCAAATATTTGAAACCAACGCTTTATTTATTCTTGAAAGCAAGCACAACAGTAAGTGATGACCGCAAAATATCAATCAAAACTACTTCTTACATATGGAGCAGCAACGAGCATGGACAGTAACCACACACATTTTAAAAGTGGATGTGTCCTATCACCTGCTAAACCACTGGTTCGACTTCAACCAAGCCAGGTACACATAACTATCTAGACTAAAATACTAAGAAGGTAAGAAGTAGCAACCTCCTATGGAGGTGGGCAGGATGATGTGGCAAGAGGAAGGGAAGAACAACGGACAGACAGGGAGGTGGCAGgaacaaatggacagagagagtttAGCAAATGGACAGAGGTGGTTGGCTGATTGAATGATTACAGGCCCTGAACTACTAGACCATCCATCACTCGTTCCTCAAACAGGCACATAGGTCTATGTGACAGTTGGTAAGAGCCTACCACACACAATCCAGAGCAAGAAAACCCCTAAGTTTATCAGAGGTCAATAAAACTGATAAGGGACAAAAAGAAAAAGGGAGACCGAGGACAAAAGACAGGCAAGGTGCCCCATTTAGGGAGCAACCAGAAGCACTGGAGAGCAGAATGTAATGAGGGGACATATATCGCATAGTTCCCACCACTTACTAGAAATACTCCACTCAGAAATTGCCTTGGAAAGACTAGAAACACAGAAGGGGCAAGAGAAGTAAAAGGACAAAAGATTAATGCGAGAGGGGGGAAGAAGAGTAAAAGAGCAGGTAGGCTGAGAACAGAGCCGGTCCACCAAACCCAGACAACCGCAGTCTGGTCTGGGCAGAGGAGGCTACAGAGTGTTCTGCCAACCCCTCAATGGGCTTAAAGAGAGCGGTAAAAGGCCTCCCGATGAAGTAAatataaaactaagtcagccactgaGGCAACATCTAGCACCAGGGGTAGCACGTCAGGGAGACTGAGAGCAGCTTGGTTAGACAGTACAGCAAAATGTACACCTCTGTTTAATGGGAATTACTACAGTGGGGTGGCACTGGAGGAGATTACTGTGAATCAACGAGATACAGCTGATGTGGATCTCGCAAAGGGTGGTAGAATGCTTGGAGGACCTCCATAGATGTCTCCTTATCACTGGTTGTATGAAGTCACAGTGATCCATTCCATATTTCAGGTTCCTAAAACTTGATTGTGTAATACTGATCAGAGGTCTGTTTCCATAATACTAATTACTAGAGCCAGTTTACTGGTAGCTCGTTTGGGCAAGCTACCAACAAGTTAATTCCCAGGCATCCCAACATGAACCAGAGTCCAAACAATTGTCACTGAGCATCCACATTTCTCAAGGTCATACTGGAATGTGCAAGGGATGCTGAGGGTAATACCGATTGAAAGCTTTCGAACTAGTCAAGAGGTTGCTGCAAATGAAGGACCCACCAGTGGAGGAAAGGATTTGTTCAAGAGCATGAGAGATGGCTACGAACACTACGGCTTCCAAGGGAGGCAGTTCAGTATGACCTGTAACAGCGTAAGCAAAGCCCATGTGATCAGCAATCATGAAGCAATCAGTATAGACTACTGCTAAACTCAAGGATGTaccaaggatggagaaaaattggtggtagagggcctcaggagggaccgtGTCTTTCAGACCACATGATGGGTCAAGACAAAGCTGTGACCGAAGGGTTCCCCACAGAGTTGTATGTGAGTGGGCCCAGAGGAGAGGTGGAGGAAGAAGTAACCGTAGTTAAGAGGGGACAGGGTGTGGATTGCGATCAAAATCCCTGATCCGGGCCACCATTGTAGAAGATGGGTCTCCATGTTTGGAAAGAGAGGTTGATAGTTTGGATGCTTAGGAGAGTTGCAAACATAAGTAGCATAACTGAGAAGTTGTTCTTGGTACCTGTACACAGTGAGTGGACCCCAGCCTCCATGAGtaatctgtccacaggactacttcAAAGGGCTCCTGTTGCAAATCAAATCCCACAATGGTGCATCAGATCCTGTACCCACAATACTGAGGATGATGCTGAATcatatgccagactcccataacCAAGACAGGATTGTATCAtggctttgtaaagctgcagaagggtagtgcACTACGCACCCCTGCTGGTGTTACTCACGTGACAAAGTGTACTGAGGTGCAGCAAGCACTTTCACTTACAATGCAAAATACTGGGAATTCATGTCAACAAAGAATCaaagaccagtcctaaaaagcaGTAAGTTTCTGGCACATTGAGTAGTTTGTCAGGaagataaagttctggttgtggatgaacCATATGATGTTGACAGAAAACCATGACATGGGTCTTGGCAGCTAAAAACCAGAATTCATAGGTGAGTGCCCATGACAGTGTCTTTCATATGGCACCTTGCTGTCTACATTCAGCGACACCCACACTAGAGGGGCTATAGTAAGAGGCAAAAATAGTCAGCATGCAAGGATGGtgatactgatgacctcacagatGGAGGTGA
Proteins encoded in this window:
- the LOC126159796 gene encoding uncharacterized protein LOC126159796, translated to MDQEPTMWIKKEGTDEVHTELCFMAEVYPISMNVKEELEEGAKEEFLEDPLKTDGPTLLVNQDPKLKQNAVGSEHNSVRDPLGISWSTDFIKEDPELNLEMNVTENIVLFTYMTRLRWRRLI